In a single window of the Diospyros lotus cultivar Yz01 chromosome 10, ASM1463336v1, whole genome shotgun sequence genome:
- the LOC127812019 gene encoding transcription factor bHLH162-like — MISCELRKMHVKAQSTSSPSTAKVERRIVEKNRRNHVRTLYGNLFSLLPKNNSKKARALPDRIDEAASYIKSLEEKLQKAKEKKETLMGREGNKTHSAAAGASEQLIPGSESPKIKIRQMGSALDIVLITTTPPDHPPQLLTFREILRMVHQEGAEVVSANVAAHGNLLLHAVHANIGEIAPDLVAARVSYRLEEFVNGSINREMELQMESQQFQIQTDDAWDLCNPETWPVGL; from the exons ATGATCAGCTGTGAATTAAGGAAGATGCATGTGAAAGCTCAGTCTACATCTTCTCCTTCAACTGCGAAGGTGGAAAGAAGGATCGTGGAGAAGAACAGGAGGAATCACGTCAGGACTCTCTATGGcaatctcttctctctcctccctaAGAATAACTccaag AAGGCAAGGGCGCTACCGGATCGAATAGATGAAGCGGCGAGTTACATAAAGAGCTTAGAGGAGAAGTTGCAGAAGGccaaggagaagaaggaaacgTTGATGGGAAGAGAAGGGAATAAAACACATTCCGCAGCCGCCGGCGCAAGTGAGCAGCTGATTCCGGGATCGGAATCGCCCAAGATAAAGATTCGACAGATGGGTTCTGCTCTGGACATCGTTCTGATAACGACTACTCCGCCCGATCACCCTCCTCAGTTGCTCACATTCCGGGAGATCCTTCGCATGGTTCATCAGGAAGGCGCCGAGGTTGTGAGTGCCAACGTTGCAGCGCATGGCAACTTGCTTCTGCATGCGGTGCATGCAAAT ATTGGGGAAATTGCACCGGATCTGGTAGCGGCGAGAGTGTCTTACAGGCTGGAAGAGTTTGTGAATGGATCAATTAACAGGGAGATGGAGCTGCAGATGGAATCACAGCAATTTCAGATCCAAACCGATGATGCATGGGATCTTTGCAATCCAGAAACATGGCCTGTTGGTTTGTAG